In a single window of the Notamacropus eugenii isolate mMacEug1 chromosome 4, mMacEug1.pri_v2, whole genome shotgun sequence genome:
- the PTBP1 gene encoding polypyrimidine tract-binding protein 1 isoform X3, which translates to MSSNSASAANGNDSKKFKGDNRSTGVPSRVIHVRKLPGDVTEAEVISLGLPFGKVTNLLMLKGKNQAFLEMNTEEASNTMVSYYTTVTPVLRSQPIYIQFSNHKELKTDNSPNQARAQAALQAVNSVQSGNLALSASAAAADAGMAVAGQSPVLRIIVENLFYPVTLDVLHQIFSKFGTVLKIITFTKNNQFQALLQYSDPVSAQHAKLSLDGQNIYNACCTLRIDFSKLTSLNVKYNNDKSRDYTRPDLPSGDSQPSLDQTMAAAFGAPGIISASPYAGAGFPPTFAIPQAAGLSVPNVHGALAPLAIPSAAAAAAAAGRIAIPGLTGAGNSVLLVSNLNPERVTPQCLFILFGVYGDVQRVKILFNKKENALVQMADGNQAQLAMSHLNGQKLHGKPIRITLSKHQTVQLPREGQEDQGLTKDYGNSPLHRFKKPGSKNFQNIFPPSATLHLSNIPPSISEEDLKMLFSSNGGMVKGFKFFQKDRKMALIQMGSVEEAIQSLIDLHNHDLGENHHLRVSFSKSTI; encoded by the exons ATGAGCAGCAACTCTGCTTCTGCAG cTAATGGAAATGACAGCAAGAAATTCAAAGGTGATAACAGAAGCACAGGAGTCCCTTCCCGAGTAATCCATGTGAGAAAACTCCCAGGTGACGTCACAGAAGCTGAGGTTATTTCCCTGGGATTACCATTTGGCAAGGTCACCAATCTTCTAATGCTGAAAGGCAAAAACCAG GCTTTCCTTGAAATGAACACAGAAGAGGCATCAAACACTATGGTAAGTTACTATACCACAGTGACTCCTGTCCTCCGAAGCCAGCCTATCTACATTCAGTTCTCAAACCACAAGGAGCTGAAAACAGACAACTCTCCAAACCAAGCA CGTGCCCAGGCAGCACTTCAAGCTGTAAACTCTGTTCAGTCAGGAAATTTGGCCCTCTCTGCCTCTGCTGCAGCAGCCGATGCAGGAATGGCAGTGGCTGGCCAGAGTCCAGTTTTGAGGATCATCGTAGAAAATCTCTTCTACCCAGTCACTTTAGATGTGCTTCACCAG ATTTTCTCCAAGTTTGGCACAGTACTGAAAATAATAACCTTCACCAAGAACAACCAGTTCCAGGCTCTGTTACAATATTCTGACCCTGTGAGTGCCCAGCATGCTAAGTTG TCTCTTGATGGGCAGAATATCTACAATGCTTGTTGTACACTGCGCATTGATTTCTCTAAACTCACCAGCCTCAATGTGAAATACAACAATGATAAAAGCAGAGACTATACCCGCCCAGATCTGCCCTCTGGTGACAGCCAGCCTTCTCTTGACCAGACTATGGCAGCAGCCTTTG GTGCACCTGGTATAATCTCTGCCTCTCCATACGCAGGAGCTGGTTTCCCTCCCACCTTTGCAATTCCTCAAGCTGCAG GACTCTCCGTTCCAAATGTTCATGGAGCTCTTGCTCCACTGGCGATTCCatcagcagctgctgctgctgctgcagccggGCGAATTGCCATTCCTGGCCTCACAGGGGCAGGGAATTCTGTCTTGCTGGTTAGCAACTTGAACCCAGAG AGAGTTACACCCCAATGCCTCTTTATTCTTTTCG GCGTTTATGGTGATGTCCAGCGAGTGAAGATCTTATTCAATAAGAAAGAGAATGCCTTGGTTCAGATGGCAGATGGAAACCAAGCCCAGCTTG CTATGAGTCATCTAAATGGACAGAAACTTCATGGGAAACCTATCAGAATCACTCTTTCCAAGCACCAGACAGTTCAACTTCCCCGTGAAGGACAAGAAGACCAAGGTTTGACTAAAGACTATGGAAACTCACCTCTCCACCGTTTCAAGAAACCAGGCtccaaaaactttcaaaatatctTTCCTCCATCTGCTACCTTGCACCTTTCTAATATACC GCCTTCTATATCTGAAGAAGATCTTAAGATGTTGTTCTCAAGTAATGGGGGAATGGTCAAAGGATTCAAGTTCTTCCA AAAGGACCGGAAGATGGCTCTGATCCAGATGGGCTCAGTGGAAGAGGCCATTCAGTCCCTTATTGACCTTCATAACCATGATCTTGGAGAAAACCACCATCTTCGTGTGTCCTTCTCAAAGTCTACCATTTAA
- the PTBP1 gene encoding polypyrimidine tract-binding protein 1 isoform X2 yields the protein MDGIVPDITVGTKRGSDELFSTCVTNGPFIMSSNSASAANGNDSKKFKGDNRSTGVPSRVIHVRKLPGDVTEAEVISLGLPFGKVTNLLMLKGKNQAFLEMNTEEASNTMVSYYTTVTPVLRSQPIYIQFSNHKELKTDNSPNQARAQAALQAVNSVQSGNLALSASAAAADAGMAVAGQSPVLRIIVENLFYPVTLDVLHQIFSKFGTVLKIITFTKNNQFQALLQYSDPVSAQHAKLSLDGQNIYNACCTLRIDFSKLTSLNVKYNNDKSRDYTRPDLPSGDSQPSLDQTMAAAFGLSVPNVHGALAPLAIPSAAAAAAAAGRIAIPGLTGAGNSVLLVSNLNPERVTPQCLFILFGVYGDVQRVKILFNKKENALVQMADGNQAQLAMSHLNGQKLHGKPIRITLSKHQTVQLPREGQEDQGLTKDYGNSPLHRFKKPGSKNFQNIFPPSATLHLSNIPPSISEEDLKMLFSSNGGMVKGFKFFQKDRKMALIQMGSVEEAIQSLIDLHNHDLGENHHLRVSFSKSTI from the exons cGGGGATCTGACGAGCTTTTCTCTACTTGTGTTACTAACGGACCCTTTATCATGAGCAGCAACTCTGCTTCTGCAG cTAATGGAAATGACAGCAAGAAATTCAAAGGTGATAACAGAAGCACAGGAGTCCCTTCCCGAGTAATCCATGTGAGAAAACTCCCAGGTGACGTCACAGAAGCTGAGGTTATTTCCCTGGGATTACCATTTGGCAAGGTCACCAATCTTCTAATGCTGAAAGGCAAAAACCAG GCTTTCCTTGAAATGAACACAGAAGAGGCATCAAACACTATGGTAAGTTACTATACCACAGTGACTCCTGTCCTCCGAAGCCAGCCTATCTACATTCAGTTCTCAAACCACAAGGAGCTGAAAACAGACAACTCTCCAAACCAAGCA CGTGCCCAGGCAGCACTTCAAGCTGTAAACTCTGTTCAGTCAGGAAATTTGGCCCTCTCTGCCTCTGCTGCAGCAGCCGATGCAGGAATGGCAGTGGCTGGCCAGAGTCCAGTTTTGAGGATCATCGTAGAAAATCTCTTCTACCCAGTCACTTTAGATGTGCTTCACCAG ATTTTCTCCAAGTTTGGCACAGTACTGAAAATAATAACCTTCACCAAGAACAACCAGTTCCAGGCTCTGTTACAATATTCTGACCCTGTGAGTGCCCAGCATGCTAAGTTG TCTCTTGATGGGCAGAATATCTACAATGCTTGTTGTACACTGCGCATTGATTTCTCTAAACTCACCAGCCTCAATGTGAAATACAACAATGATAAAAGCAGAGACTATACCCGCCCAGATCTGCCCTCTGGTGACAGCCAGCCTTCTCTTGACCAGACTATGGCAGCAGCCTTTG GACTCTCCGTTCCAAATGTTCATGGAGCTCTTGCTCCACTGGCGATTCCatcagcagctgctgctgctgctgcagccggGCGAATTGCCATTCCTGGCCTCACAGGGGCAGGGAATTCTGTCTTGCTGGTTAGCAACTTGAACCCAGAG AGAGTTACACCCCAATGCCTCTTTATTCTTTTCG GCGTTTATGGTGATGTCCAGCGAGTGAAGATCTTATTCAATAAGAAAGAGAATGCCTTGGTTCAGATGGCAGATGGAAACCAAGCCCAGCTTG CTATGAGTCATCTAAATGGACAGAAACTTCATGGGAAACCTATCAGAATCACTCTTTCCAAGCACCAGACAGTTCAACTTCCCCGTGAAGGACAAGAAGACCAAGGTTTGACTAAAGACTATGGAAACTCACCTCTCCACCGTTTCAAGAAACCAGGCtccaaaaactttcaaaatatctTTCCTCCATCTGCTACCTTGCACCTTTCTAATATACC GCCTTCTATATCTGAAGAAGATCTTAAGATGTTGTTCTCAAGTAATGGGGGAATGGTCAAAGGATTCAAGTTCTTCCA AAAGGACCGGAAGATGGCTCTGATCCAGATGGGCTCAGTGGAAGAGGCCATTCAGTCCCTTATTGACCTTCATAACCATGATCTTGGAGAAAACCACCATCTTCGTGTGTCCTTCTCAAAGTCTACCATTTAA
- the PTBP1 gene encoding polypyrimidine tract-binding protein 1 isoform X4 → MSSNSASAANGNDSKKFKGDNRSTGVPSRVIHVRKLPGDVTEAEVISLGLPFGKVTNLLMLKGKNQAFLEMNTEEASNTMVSYYTTVTPVLRSQPIYIQFSNHKELKTDNSPNQARAQAALQAVNSVQSGNLALSASAAAADAGMAVAGQSPVLRIIVENLFYPVTLDVLHQIFSKFGTVLKIITFTKNNQFQALLQYSDPVSAQHAKLSLDGQNIYNACCTLRIDFSKLTSLNVKYNNDKSRDYTRPDLPSGDSQPSLDQTMAAAFGAPGIISASPYAGAGFPPTFAIPQAAGLSVPNVHGALAPLAIPSAAAAAAAAGRIAIPGLTGAGNSVLLVSNLNPEVITPQCLFILFGVYGDVQRVKILFNKKENALVQMADGNQAQLAMSHLNGQKLHGKPIRITLSKHQTVQLPREGQEDQGLTKDYGNSPLHRFKKPGSKNFQNIFPPSATLHLSNIPPSISEEDLKMLFSSNGGMVKGFKFFQKDRKMALIQMGSVEEAIQSLIDLHNHDLGENHHLRVSFSKSTI, encoded by the exons ATGAGCAGCAACTCTGCTTCTGCAG cTAATGGAAATGACAGCAAGAAATTCAAAGGTGATAACAGAAGCACAGGAGTCCCTTCCCGAGTAATCCATGTGAGAAAACTCCCAGGTGACGTCACAGAAGCTGAGGTTATTTCCCTGGGATTACCATTTGGCAAGGTCACCAATCTTCTAATGCTGAAAGGCAAAAACCAG GCTTTCCTTGAAATGAACACAGAAGAGGCATCAAACACTATGGTAAGTTACTATACCACAGTGACTCCTGTCCTCCGAAGCCAGCCTATCTACATTCAGTTCTCAAACCACAAGGAGCTGAAAACAGACAACTCTCCAAACCAAGCA CGTGCCCAGGCAGCACTTCAAGCTGTAAACTCTGTTCAGTCAGGAAATTTGGCCCTCTCTGCCTCTGCTGCAGCAGCCGATGCAGGAATGGCAGTGGCTGGCCAGAGTCCAGTTTTGAGGATCATCGTAGAAAATCTCTTCTACCCAGTCACTTTAGATGTGCTTCACCAG ATTTTCTCCAAGTTTGGCACAGTACTGAAAATAATAACCTTCACCAAGAACAACCAGTTCCAGGCTCTGTTACAATATTCTGACCCTGTGAGTGCCCAGCATGCTAAGTTG TCTCTTGATGGGCAGAATATCTACAATGCTTGTTGTACACTGCGCATTGATTTCTCTAAACTCACCAGCCTCAATGTGAAATACAACAATGATAAAAGCAGAGACTATACCCGCCCAGATCTGCCCTCTGGTGACAGCCAGCCTTCTCTTGACCAGACTATGGCAGCAGCCTTTG GTGCACCTGGTATAATCTCTGCCTCTCCATACGCAGGAGCTGGTTTCCCTCCCACCTTTGCAATTCCTCAAGCTGCAG GACTCTCCGTTCCAAATGTTCATGGAGCTCTTGCTCCACTGGCGATTCCatcagcagctgctgctgctgctgcagccggGCGAATTGCCATTCCTGGCCTCACAGGGGCAGGGAATTCTGTCTTGCTGGTTAGCAACTTGAACCCAGAGGTTA TTACACCCCAATGCCTCTTTATTCTTTTCG GCGTTTATGGTGATGTCCAGCGAGTGAAGATCTTATTCAATAAGAAAGAGAATGCCTTGGTTCAGATGGCAGATGGAAACCAAGCCCAGCTTG CTATGAGTCATCTAAATGGACAGAAACTTCATGGGAAACCTATCAGAATCACTCTTTCCAAGCACCAGACAGTTCAACTTCCCCGTGAAGGACAAGAAGACCAAGGTTTGACTAAAGACTATGGAAACTCACCTCTCCACCGTTTCAAGAAACCAGGCtccaaaaactttcaaaatatctTTCCTCCATCTGCTACCTTGCACCTTTCTAATATACC GCCTTCTATATCTGAAGAAGATCTTAAGATGTTGTTCTCAAGTAATGGGGGAATGGTCAAAGGATTCAAGTTCTTCCA AAAGGACCGGAAGATGGCTCTGATCCAGATGGGCTCAGTGGAAGAGGCCATTCAGTCCCTTATTGACCTTCATAACCATGATCTTGGAGAAAACCACCATCTTCGTGTGTCCTTCTCAAAGTCTACCATTTAA
- the PTBP1 gene encoding polypyrimidine tract-binding protein 1 isoform X1, with translation MDGIVPDITVGTKRGSDELFSTCVTNGPFIMSSNSASAANGNDSKKFKGDNRSTGVPSRVIHVRKLPGDVTEAEVISLGLPFGKVTNLLMLKGKNQAFLEMNTEEASNTMVSYYTTVTPVLRSQPIYIQFSNHKELKTDNSPNQARAQAALQAVNSVQSGNLALSASAAAADAGMAVAGQSPVLRIIVENLFYPVTLDVLHQIFSKFGTVLKIITFTKNNQFQALLQYSDPVSAQHAKLSLDGQNIYNACCTLRIDFSKLTSLNVKYNNDKSRDYTRPDLPSGDSQPSLDQTMAAAFGAPGIISASPYAGAGFPPTFAIPQAAGLSVPNVHGALAPLAIPSAAAAAAAAGRIAIPGLTGAGNSVLLVSNLNPERVTPQCLFILFGVYGDVQRVKILFNKKENALVQMADGNQAQLAMSHLNGQKLHGKPIRITLSKHQTVQLPREGQEDQGLTKDYGNSPLHRFKKPGSKNFQNIFPPSATLHLSNIPPSISEEDLKMLFSSNGGMVKGFKFFQKDRKMALIQMGSVEEAIQSLIDLHNHDLGENHHLRVSFSKSTI, from the exons cGGGGATCTGACGAGCTTTTCTCTACTTGTGTTACTAACGGACCCTTTATCATGAGCAGCAACTCTGCTTCTGCAG cTAATGGAAATGACAGCAAGAAATTCAAAGGTGATAACAGAAGCACAGGAGTCCCTTCCCGAGTAATCCATGTGAGAAAACTCCCAGGTGACGTCACAGAAGCTGAGGTTATTTCCCTGGGATTACCATTTGGCAAGGTCACCAATCTTCTAATGCTGAAAGGCAAAAACCAG GCTTTCCTTGAAATGAACACAGAAGAGGCATCAAACACTATGGTAAGTTACTATACCACAGTGACTCCTGTCCTCCGAAGCCAGCCTATCTACATTCAGTTCTCAAACCACAAGGAGCTGAAAACAGACAACTCTCCAAACCAAGCA CGTGCCCAGGCAGCACTTCAAGCTGTAAACTCTGTTCAGTCAGGAAATTTGGCCCTCTCTGCCTCTGCTGCAGCAGCCGATGCAGGAATGGCAGTGGCTGGCCAGAGTCCAGTTTTGAGGATCATCGTAGAAAATCTCTTCTACCCAGTCACTTTAGATGTGCTTCACCAG ATTTTCTCCAAGTTTGGCACAGTACTGAAAATAATAACCTTCACCAAGAACAACCAGTTCCAGGCTCTGTTACAATATTCTGACCCTGTGAGTGCCCAGCATGCTAAGTTG TCTCTTGATGGGCAGAATATCTACAATGCTTGTTGTACACTGCGCATTGATTTCTCTAAACTCACCAGCCTCAATGTGAAATACAACAATGATAAAAGCAGAGACTATACCCGCCCAGATCTGCCCTCTGGTGACAGCCAGCCTTCTCTTGACCAGACTATGGCAGCAGCCTTTG GTGCACCTGGTATAATCTCTGCCTCTCCATACGCAGGAGCTGGTTTCCCTCCCACCTTTGCAATTCCTCAAGCTGCAG GACTCTCCGTTCCAAATGTTCATGGAGCTCTTGCTCCACTGGCGATTCCatcagcagctgctgctgctgctgcagccggGCGAATTGCCATTCCTGGCCTCACAGGGGCAGGGAATTCTGTCTTGCTGGTTAGCAACTTGAACCCAGAG AGAGTTACACCCCAATGCCTCTTTATTCTTTTCG GCGTTTATGGTGATGTCCAGCGAGTGAAGATCTTATTCAATAAGAAAGAGAATGCCTTGGTTCAGATGGCAGATGGAAACCAAGCCCAGCTTG CTATGAGTCATCTAAATGGACAGAAACTTCATGGGAAACCTATCAGAATCACTCTTTCCAAGCACCAGACAGTTCAACTTCCCCGTGAAGGACAAGAAGACCAAGGTTTGACTAAAGACTATGGAAACTCACCTCTCCACCGTTTCAAGAAACCAGGCtccaaaaactttcaaaatatctTTCCTCCATCTGCTACCTTGCACCTTTCTAATATACC GCCTTCTATATCTGAAGAAGATCTTAAGATGTTGTTCTCAAGTAATGGGGGAATGGTCAAAGGATTCAAGTTCTTCCA AAAGGACCGGAAGATGGCTCTGATCCAGATGGGCTCAGTGGAAGAGGCCATTCAGTCCCTTATTGACCTTCATAACCATGATCTTGGAGAAAACCACCATCTTCGTGTGTCCTTCTCAAAGTCTACCATTTAA